In the Oncorhynchus gorbuscha isolate QuinsamMale2020 ecotype Even-year linkage group LG05, OgorEven_v1.0, whole genome shotgun sequence genome, one interval contains:
- the LOC124035731 gene encoding G2/mitotic-specific cyclin-B2-like isoform X1 has product MSLEVRSALRNADNPTLLGKANVAGAGRAVLGELSNFPNACKAVPFKRTVPAKTSTKQSMNQQDQLAAVWPQVPQPEVYTNVSMKEEELCQAFSEALLAVEDIDEGDSDLPQLCSEYIKDIYGYLQCLETQQSVRAKYMDGYEINGRMRALLIDWLIQVHSRFQLLQETLYLTVAILDRFLQVQTIGRKKLQLVGVTAMLLASKYEEMYSPEIGDFVYITDNAFTKAHIREMEQLILRSLNFELGRPLPLHFLRRASKAGNADVEKHTLAKYLMELTLLDYDMVHYHPSEIAAAALCLSQLLLDERNWTPTQEHYSTYNENHLKPIMEHIAKNIVSVNEGRTKLQAVKNKYSSSRLMRISLIPQLKSTFVNYMAAALLP; this is encoded by the exons ATGTCATTAGAAGTTCGTTCTGCG TTAAGGAACGCAGACAACCCAACACTATTGGGAAAGGCAAATGTAGCTGGAGCAGGAAGGGCTGTGCTTGGAGAGCTGTCCAACTTTCCCAATGCTTGCAAAGCGGTGCCGTTCAAG aGGACCGTTCCTGCCAAGACTTCAACCAAACAATCTATGAACCAACAAGACCAGCTAGCAGCTGTTTGGCCTCAAGTTCCTCAGCCTGAAGTGTATACTAACGTGTCCATGAAGGAAGAGGAATTGTGCCAGGCGTTCTCAGAAGCTCTGCTTGCTGTAGAAGACATTGATGAAGGGGATTCAGACCTGCCACAACTGTGCTCTGAATATATAAAGGATATCTATGGATATCTGCAGTGCCTTGAG ACCCAGCAGTCTGTTCGGGCCAAGTACATGGATGGCTATGAGATCAATGGACGCATGCGTGCTCTCCTGATTGACTGGCTTATTCAGGTGCACTCCAGGTTCCAGCTACTGCAGGAGACTCTCTATCTGACGGTGGCCATCCTGGATCGCTTTCTTCAG GTGCAAACTATTGGCCGCAAGAAGCTCCAGCTGGTTGGTGTGACTGCCATGTTGTTGGCGTCCAAGTATGAAGAGATGTATTCCCCGGAGATAGGTGATTTTGTTTACATCACAGACAATGCATTCACCAAGGCCCATATTCGGGAGATGGAGCAGCTGATTCTGCGAAGTCTGAACTTCGAGCTTGGACGGCCTCTACCCCTGCACTTCCTCAGGAGAGCCTCCAAGGCTGGCAAT GCTGACGTTGAGAAGCACACATTAGCCAAGTACCTCATGGAACTGACCCTCCTTGACTATGACATGGTGCACTACCATCCTTCTGAGATTGCTGCTGCTGCCTTGTGCCTCTCCCAGCTGCTGCTTGATGAGCGCAACTGG ACACCAACACAGGAGCACTACTCTACCTATAATGAGAACCACCTCAAGCCAATCATGGAGCACATTGCCAAAAACATAGTTTCTGTCAATGAAGGGCGAACAAAGCTTCAG GCTGTCAAGAACAAGTATTCAAGCAGCCGACTTATGAGGATCAGCCTCATCCCTCAGCTGAAGTCTACCTTTGTAAATTACATGGCTGCTGCTCTGCTCCCATAA
- the LOC124035731 gene encoding G2/mitotic-specific cyclin-B2-like isoform X2: MNQQDQLAAVWPQVPQPEVYTNVSMKEEELCQAFSEALLAVEDIDEGDSDLPQLCSEYIKDIYGYLQCLETQQSVRAKYMDGYEINGRMRALLIDWLIQVHSRFQLLQETLYLTVAILDRFLQVQTIGRKKLQLVGVTAMLLASKYEEMYSPEIGDFVYITDNAFTKAHIREMEQLILRSLNFELGRPLPLHFLRRASKAGNADVEKHTLAKYLMELTLLDYDMVHYHPSEIAAAALCLSQLLLDERNWTPTQEHYSTYNENHLKPIMEHIAKNIVSVNEGRTKLQAVKNKYSSSRLMRISLIPQLKSTFVNYMAAALLP, from the exons ATGAACCAACAAGACCAGCTAGCAGCTGTTTGGCCTCAAGTTCCTCAGCCTGAAGTGTATACTAACGTGTCCATGAAGGAAGAGGAATTGTGCCAGGCGTTCTCAGAAGCTCTGCTTGCTGTAGAAGACATTGATGAAGGGGATTCAGACCTGCCACAACTGTGCTCTGAATATATAAAGGATATCTATGGATATCTGCAGTGCCTTGAG ACCCAGCAGTCTGTTCGGGCCAAGTACATGGATGGCTATGAGATCAATGGACGCATGCGTGCTCTCCTGATTGACTGGCTTATTCAGGTGCACTCCAGGTTCCAGCTACTGCAGGAGACTCTCTATCTGACGGTGGCCATCCTGGATCGCTTTCTTCAG GTGCAAACTATTGGCCGCAAGAAGCTCCAGCTGGTTGGTGTGACTGCCATGTTGTTGGCGTCCAAGTATGAAGAGATGTATTCCCCGGAGATAGGTGATTTTGTTTACATCACAGACAATGCATTCACCAAGGCCCATATTCGGGAGATGGAGCAGCTGATTCTGCGAAGTCTGAACTTCGAGCTTGGACGGCCTCTACCCCTGCACTTCCTCAGGAGAGCCTCCAAGGCTGGCAAT GCTGACGTTGAGAAGCACACATTAGCCAAGTACCTCATGGAACTGACCCTCCTTGACTATGACATGGTGCACTACCATCCTTCTGAGATTGCTGCTGCTGCCTTGTGCCTCTCCCAGCTGCTGCTTGATGAGCGCAACTGG ACACCAACACAGGAGCACTACTCTACCTATAATGAGAACCACCTCAAGCCAATCATGGAGCACATTGCCAAAAACATAGTTTCTGTCAATGAAGGGCGAACAAAGCTTCAG GCTGTCAAGAACAAGTATTCAAGCAGCCGACTTATGAGGATCAGCCTCATCCCTCAGCTGAAGTCTACCTTTGTAAATTACATGGCTGCTGCTCTGCTCCCATAA